GGAATGTGAATCGCTCCAGATCGCGTTGACCAATGCACGCGACTACCTCCTGGCCTTGCGGCGCCATTTTGAGAAAGGCGCAAGTTCAGCTATCTCACCTTGATCTCGCAGTCAAATGTTTGCACTGGCTTAACTTCTGGTGCCCAGGGCTGCTGATAAACCAGCACCAAATGCCCTTCGCCGGCGGCGCGGGCCTCGAAGCGCCAGGTAGAAACACCCGCGCTGCCAACGATGCCGGCGTCTTCCGGAGCGCTGTATACCTCTGGGCCGAGGTTACGCATTATCTGTGACGCAGGGTTTTGCAGCAGCCAGCGGTAACCGGTGGATGGGTTGCTCGGCAAGGAAAGCGTAAGTACCTGCCCAACCTGCAAGCGCTGGGGGCACTCGCTTTCGGCGTCCAGTTCGACCGGTTGCTGTGGATATTGGGCGCAGGCGGTGAGCAAAGCGAGGCTCAGGGGTACAAGCAGGCGAGGGCTGGTCATGGTGGCTCCGGAGACTGGCGGTGGCCTGAGGATAACCGAAGCATCTGGTTTTTTGTGCTGGGCTTGATGGCCCTTTTCGCAGAGGAGTAAGTCGGTGCGTTGATCCGACTTACTCCGCGAAAGGGCAGGTACAAGTCAAAACAGCACTTTAGCCACGTCGGCAAAGCGCTTGGCAAAATGCACAGTCAGCCCGTCACGCAGGTAATCCGGCAACTCTTCAAAGTCTCCGCGGTTAGGTTCGGGCAAGATCAGTTCGAAGATCTTCTGCCGGCGCGCGGCAATCACCTTTTCGCGTACCCCACCAATGGGCAGTACTTGGCCGGTGAGGGTCAGCTCGCCAGTCATGGCCACGCCTTTCTTGGGTGCCTGGTCGCGTGCGAGGGACAATAGCGCACTGGCCATGGTGATACCCGCACTCGGGCCGTCTTTGGGGGTAGCGCCTTCAGGCACATGCAGGTGGATGAATGCTTCGTTGAAGAAGCCCGGGTCGCCACCAAACTGTTTGAGGTTGGAGCTCACGTAGCTGTAGGCAATTTCTGCGGACTCTTTCATCACATCCCCAAGCTTGCCGGTAAGCTTGAAACCGCGGTTCAGCGTATGGATGC
The genomic region above belongs to Pseudomonas sp. PSKL.D1 and contains:
- a CDS encoding protease inhibitor I42 family protein — its product is MTSPRLLVPLSLALLTACAQYPQQPVELDAESECPQRLQVGQVLTLSLPSNPSTGYRWLLQNPASQIMRNLGPEVYSAPEDAGIVGSAGVSTWRFEARAAGEGHLVLVYQQPWAPEVKPVQTFDCEIKVR